Proteins from a genomic interval of Yarrowia lipolytica chromosome 1E, complete sequence:
- a CDS encoding uncharacterized protein (Compare to YALI0E30019g, similar to Saccharomyces cerevisiae YIL096C; ancestral locus Anc_2.280, weakly similar to DEHA0A10318g Debaryomyces hansenii IPF 7096.1), with protein MAKKGGLKATLARSLQVEKAQKVEAEKAKRRKEFEEGKRKSQTQGASKSQKQANKRQKLEHQRLYEKSDESAPLTEEQIRIRRERTIPWNKDDKILLLGEGDFSFALCCKKEKLATNIVATAFDSEEEVKRKYENGAENLKELETEDKSEDNGEGEENDEEGFEEELESEDELNEAVETSSHFDIDATKLSNYKMFKNMSNGNKFDAIVFNFPHTGDGIKDQDRNVLRNQQMLHAFFKCAIPLLKNGVEVYEKYQKYKAKHDGNPPKPGTSHYKAPAKPSKAAKNAMAGYSIYGRAPLRTGKVIVTLFDGAPYNLWAVKSLAKDAGFKSVYTGPFDWEVFPNYHHRRTRGMGDTTKKAETRKAKFFVFEVEDGRGIITKKIENDDGSDSE; from the coding sequence ATGGCGAAGAAGGGAGGACTCAAGGCGACTCTTGCGCGATCGCTGCAGGTTGAAAAGGCACAAAAGGTCGAGGCCGAAAAGGCCAAGCGACGGAAGGAATTTGAGGAGGGAAAACGAAAGTCTCAGACTCAGGGAGCATCCAAGAGCCAAAAGCAGGCCAATAAGCGACAGAAGCTCGAGCACCAAAGGCTGTATGAGAAGTCTGACGAATCTGCTCCTTTGACCGAAGAGCAGATTCGAATTCGTCGAGAACGAACCATTCCCTGGAACAAGGATGACAAGATTCTGTTGTTAGGAGAGGGAGATTTCTCTTTTGCGCTCTGCtgcaagaaggaaaagcTGGCGACCAACATTGTGGCGACGGCTTTCGactcggaggaggaggtgaaaCGAAAGTATGAGAATGGTGCTGAGAATCTGAAGGAACTGGAGACTGAAGACAAGTCCGAAGACAATGGGGAAGGAGAGGagaacgacgaggagggcTTTGAGGAGGAACTTGAGTCTGAGGACGAGCTGAATGAAGCCGTAGAGACCAGCTCTCATTTTGACATTGATGCTACGAAGCTGTCCAACTACAAGATGTTTAAGAACATGTCCAACGGTAACAAGTTTGATGCTATCGTGTTCAACTTTCCCCATACCGGAGACGGTATCAAGGACCAGGATCGAAACGTTCTGCGAAACCAACAGATGCTGCATGCCTTCTTCAAGTGCGCTATTCCTCTTCTGAAAAACGGAGTGGAGGTGTACGAGAAATATCAGAAGTACAAGGCCAAACATGACGGCAACCCTCCAAAGCCAGGAACTTCACATTACAAGGCGCCTGCCAAGCCTTCCAAAGCTGCTAAGAATGCGATGGCTGGATATAGTATTTACGGGCGAGCACCTCTCAGAACAGGAAAGGTCATTGTGACTTTGTTTGACGGTGCACCATACAACCTTTGGGCAGTCAAATCTTTGGCCAAGGATGCCGGTTTCAAGTCGGTCTACACTGGGCCTTTCGACTGGGAGGTATTCCCCAACTACCACCATCGACGAACTAGAGGAATGGGAGATACCACCAAGAAGGCAGAGACTCGAAAGGCCAAGTTCTTTGTctttgaggttgaggaTGGTCGAGGTATTATTACTAAGAAGATCGAGAATGATGATGGTTCCGACAGTGAGTAG
- a CDS encoding uncharacterized protein (Compare to YALI0E30085g, similar to Saccharomyces cerevisiae FYV10 (YIL097W); ancestral locus Anc_2.279, weakly similar to CA5663|IPF1251 Candida albicans IPF1251), whose product MIKADNALLLEEPLLRVPYEMLRKNLKTVHKHMTQESTMVEQTLSKLQQSTQHVAAEYGEKQQEEARESLDQLISRVRGLKRKIATLKDEQNETLTTTKARVEHLNVIFDNEKETDPEKQKETEKKWLRTRLERLLTDYFLRQGFSETAKSFAQNRGITSLVDVTILDQCISVETSLRQRHSTAECLAWCSENRSFLRKTRSSLEFEVRLQHYVELVKSGRVEDALKYCQRFLSKNADIHLREIQQAAGLLAFPPGTEGSPYKDLYACERWNQLSRKFVQTFADVHGLSDGSSLLYTLSTGLSVLKTHSCRNFGAPAELPITADKDEDMDPSLTSSARPYARRSENLPSVFGSGFSIRMYGSDEIRGLDTLPVIPPRALANLSSMRRDIAMQNNLDLEESIEDDNEESEERTSGDGERDSDGAVPVEELEELPDAPPELLSAEYLARRIEEATKENTDIIPKTTLDMFNHFYPGCCTSHQLSRADACPVCSVELNSLAENLPYAHHIRSHLDADPVVLPNSRIFGRAKLMEYSHKMMKAAPNTVVDPTSFECFKIDELITAYPS is encoded by the coding sequence ATGATCAAAGCAGATAACGccttgctgctggaggaacCACTCCTGCGTGTGCCTTATGAGATGCTTCGTAAGAATCTCAAGACGGTGCACAAACATATGACCCAGGAAAGCACCATGGTCGAACAGACGCTGAGTAAGTTACAACAGAGTACTCAGCATGTGGCTGCCGAATATGGCGAGAAGCAGCAAGAGGAGGCTCGTGAGAGCCTTGATCAACTCATTTCACGAGTCCGAGGCTTGAAGCGGAAGATTGCCACTCTAAAGGACGAACAAAATGAGACATTAACTACCACAAAGGCTAGAGTGGAGCATTTGAATGTCATCTTCGACAATGAAAAGGAAACCGACCCtgagaagcagaaggagacggagaagaagtggtTGAGAACACGGCTGGAGCGACTGCTTACCGACTACTTCCTCAGGCAGGGCTTCTCTGAAACCGCCAAATCATTTGCTCAAAACAGAGGCATTACTTCGCTGGTTGACGTTACCATTCTGGACCAATGCATTTCCGTTGAGACTTCACTGCGACAACGACACTCTACTGCGGAGTGTCTTGCCTGGTGTTCTGAAAACAGATCGTTTTTGAGGAAAACAAGAAGCTCTCTGGAGTTTGAGGTTCGTCTACAACATTACGTTGAACTTGTCAAGAGTGGACGAGTGGAGGACGCTCTCAAGTATTGCCAGAGGTTCTTGTCTAAGAATGCTGACATTCATCTGAGAGAAATTCAGCAGGCGGCAGGACTTCTAGCATTCCCCCCTGGTACAGAGGGGTCTCCCTATAAGGACCTTTATGCCTGTGAGAGATGGAACCAGCTGTCGCGGAAGTTCGTGCAGACGTTTGCAGATGTCCATGGCCTTTCGGACGGCTCTTCTTTGCTCTACACGCTATCCACTGGCCTCTCAGTCCTTAAGACGCACTCTTGTCGAAACTTCGGAGCTCCTGCCGAGCTCCCCATCACTGCGGACAAGGACGAAGACATGGACCCCTCATTGACTTCATCTGCCCGTCCATATGCTCGTCGCTCGGAAAACCTTCCTAGTGTTTTTGGTTCTGGCTTCTCAATTAGAATGTACGGCTCTGACGAGATTCGAGGACTCGACACTCTTCCTGTCATACCTCCTCGAGCTTTGGCCAACCTCAGTAGCATGCGAAGAGACATTGCAATGCAAAATAATCTGGACCTGGAGGAATCCATTGAAGATGATAATGAGGAGAGTGAAGAGCGAACTTCAGGCGATGGTGAACGTGACAGCGATGGGGCTGTAcctgtggaggagctcgaggagctTCCTGatgctcctccagagctTCTCTCTGCAGAATACCTTGCACGGCGAATTGAGGAAGCTACCAAGGAGAACACAGACATCATTCCCAAGACAACTCTAGACATGTTCAATCACTTTTACCCTGGGTGTTGCACCTCGCATCAGTTGTCGCGTGCAGATGCGTGTCCCGTGTGTTCTGTGGAGCTGAACTCCCTTGCTGAAAATCTCCCATATGCTCATCACATTCGATCGCACTTGGATGCCGACCCTGTAGTGTTGCCCAATAGCAGAATCTTTGGCCGAGCGAAGCTCATGGAGTACTCCCACAAAATGATGAAGGCTGCTCCCAACACTGTCGTTGACCCCACATCTTTTGAGTGCTTCAAGATTGATGAGCTCATTACTGCTTACCCTAGTTGA
- a CDS encoding uncharacterized protein (Compare to YALI0E30107g, some similarities with uniprot|Q9VYU0 Drosophila melanogaster CG32662 protein), translating to MVHKKAYLWLFAALSQALPIEETKTVATEVSTVDPSHSVLRLALEATDTPMNRENHKATAGKDVGRMIGENKASLNLAGQLTGQMRGQMSKLEMHLAGAEVQQGFAEPPPQHVWVEGFLDPKDKDELKALILESMKEKIRTARKQDAEKDEKAQQKVLEELWYGSEDSKRQEEDERTQKNKVQRQYNYDLLKHEQENGLANLKDRVNKLKDSDYFEKHSNRKNDISVTLVTPVDAYQQEGVEKTRTKDNRKQYCDLHEHNKVKCVFVEVETKPNPASNPHSPAGGGWQPKYDAALKYLDAIISVMAKAEQVPLIGTGPLEALEQIKGDSKFNQEQGHEEWLWMLDNNAYITHPSVDVASWVLDPEVLAEMALPDRQLRHGDGYYDKRAKTEARTKEEEEGDTRKRRLENDPIMVIALDNEGGFDLSSFFLRKSRYTYELLHLWRTYASDMSKDSDLHKYDGRSNARLKNALYTVFVHHQHLRDRVAVVPSRLMAGQTYQRTLKDAAVKDQLEGIDKPQETEQMDKVMVPTEIAQQNQWSSGDFVATLPRECPENLKEHCAKYTFFWAAASLANEGNH from the coding sequence ATGGTGCACAAAAAGGCGTATCTCTGGCTGTTTGCTGCACTTTCACAAGCGCTTCCCATAGAGGAAACAAAGACAGTTGCCACTGAGGTGTCGACAGTGGACCCTTCCCACTCTGTACTTCGGCTGGCTCTCGAAGCCACCGACACGCCCATGAACCGAGAAAACCACAAAGCAACTGCTGGCAAAGACGTCGGTCGCATGATTGGCGAAAATAAGGCATCACTGAATCTGGCTGGTCAGCTGACAGGTCAGATGCGAGGCCAGATGAGCAAGTTGGAAATGCATCTGGCTGGTGCCGAAGTACAGCAGGGGTTTGCAGAACCGCCTCCCCAGCATGTGTGGGTCGAAGGCTTTCTGGAccccaaggacaaggatgAGCTGAAGGCCCTAATCCTGGAATCTATGAAGGAAAAAATCAGAACTGCCCGAAAGCAGGACGCAGAGAAGGATGAGAAAGCACAGCAGAAGGTTCTCGAGGAACTGTGGTACGGTTCGGAGGACTCTAAGCGACAAGAGGAGGATGAACGCACccagaagaacaaggtGCAGCGTCAATATAACTACGACTTGCTGAAACATGAACAGGAGAATGGACTGGCCAATCTAAAGGACAGAGTGAACAAGTTAAAGGATTCAGATTACTTCGAGAAGCATTCGAACAGAAAAAACGACATCTCTGTCACTCTTGTGACCCCGGTCGACGCATACCAGCAGGAGGgagtggagaagacgcGTACCAAGGACAACAGAAAGCAATATTGTGATTTGCATGAGCATAACAAGGTCAAATGTGTCTTTGTTGAGGTCGAGACCAAGCCCAACCCCGCATCTAACCCTCACTctccagcaggaggaggctggcAACCTAAGTATGACGCTGCTCTGAAGTATCTGGATGCTATCATCTCCGTCATGGCTAAGGCTGAGCAGGTACCTCTAATTGGAACTGGACCTctcgaggctctggagcagaTCAAAGGCGATTCCAAATTCAACCAGGAGCAGGGACATGAGGAGTGGCTATGGATGCTGGACAACAACGCCTACATCACTCATCCTTCTGTTGATGTGGCATCATGGGTCCTGGACCCGGAGGTGCTGGCTGAGATGGCCCTTCCAGATAGACAACTGCGGCATGGAGATGGCTACTACGATAAGCGTGCCAAGACTGAAGCGAGGACaaaggaggaagaagaaggtgacaCCCGAAAGAGACGACTGGAAAACGATCCTATTATGGTCATTGCTCTGGACAATGAAGGTGGATTCGACCTgtcgtccttctttctAAGAAAGTCGAGATACACCTACGAGCTGCTTCATCTGTGGAGAACTTATGCTTCAGATATGAGCAAGGACTCCGATCTGCATAAATATGACGGCCGATCTAATGCTCGACTTAAAAATGCTCTTTACACCGTGTTTGTGCATCACCAGCATCTCAGAGACAGAGTGGCTGTGGTTCCCTCGAGATTGATGGCGGGTCAGACGTACCAGCGAACACTAAAGGATGCTGCTGTCAAGGACCAGCTTGAGGGTATCGACAAACCTCAAGAGACCGAGCAGATGGATAAGGTGATGGTTCCTACGGAGATTGCCCAGCAGAACCAGTGGAGCAGTGGAGATTTCGTCGCCACTCTTCCCCGAGAGTGTCCCgagaacctcaaggagCATTGCGCTAAATACACATTTTTCTGGGCTGCTGCTAGTTTAGCCAATGAAGGTAACCACTGA
- a CDS encoding uncharacterized protein (Compare to YALI0E30129g, similar to Saccharomyces cerevisiae GSH1 (YJL101C); ancestral locus Anc_1.265, similar to uniprot|P32477 Saccharomyces cerevisiae YJL101c GSH1 glutamate--cysteine ligase), with product MGLLSLGTPYEWKDAAQYAAHVRKNGIEQLINIYNAHKDKKTTQLLWGDEVEYMVVKMDDKKKQALLSLNQELILDRLTAQEEKGLLNDDNVSFHPEYGRYMLEATPARPYTGDFDDILRVEGNMLARRRIAQSSMADREFPVTLTSYPRLGAPGQFTSPYYEPKGAASRSLFLPDEIINTHVRFPTLTANIRRRRGEKVAINIPVYKDEKTMEPFNDPTIPHERNLFPKEDAEAKTAALVDHIYMDSMGFGMGCSCLQITFQATDIHEARKLYDQLTPLTPILLALSASSPAYRGYLSDQDVRWNVISASVDDRRRSERGLEPLKEGEQFISKSRYDSIDRYIGEDLLEDKARAAHLNDTDIAINDELKNDLEKAGFDELLADHFGHLFIRDPIVVFSERLEQDNENDSDHFENIQSTNWQTMRFKPPPPNSSIGWRVEFRPMEIQITDFENAAFAIFVVLLTRVIISYNLSLLIPISLIDENMKQAHARNACREAKFWFKKDLSDVKSREYAKMSVDEIINGCDGFIGLVPLIRRYLHQMGLNVDTMCRLGRYLDLVSQRASGKLETNATWIRNFIRKHPDYKNDSVVSAEINYDLVAEVEKLSRGEDWNGIGKGILGGFEYEKE from the coding sequence ATGGGTCTCCTGTCGCTGGGAACGCCCTACGAGTGGAAAGACGCGGCCCAGTACGCCGCGCACGTGCGCAAAAACGGAATCGAGCAACTcatcaacatctacaaTGCTCACAaggacaaaaaaaccacccaGCTGTTGTGGGGAGACGAGGTGGAATACatggtggtgaagatggacgataagaagaagcaggccCTTCTGAGTCTCAACCAGGAGCTGATCCTCGATCGACTGACCGCccaggaagagaagggTCTTCTCAATGACGACAATGTGTCGTTCCACCCTGAATATGGCCGGTATATGTTGGAGGCTACTCCCGCACGACCCTACACCGGTGACTTCGACGACATTCTGCGTGTGGAAGGCAACATGCTTGCACGTCGACGAATTGCACAGTCGTCGATGGCCGATCGAGAGTTCCCTGTCACCCTGACCTCGTACCCTCGATTGGGAGCTCCTGGTCAGTTCACTTCGCCTTATTACGAGCCCAAGGGTGCCGCATCTCGATCGCTGTTCCTTCCCGACGAAATTATTAACACCCATGTTCGATTCCCCACTCTGACAGCCAAcatccgacgacgacgaggagagaAGGTGGCCATTAATATTCCTGTTtacaaggacgagaagaccaTGGAGCCCTTCAATGACCCCACCATCCCCCATGAGCGAAACCTGTTCCCAAAGGAAGAtgccgaggccaagacTGCAGCTCTGGTTGACCACATCTACATGGACTCCATGGGTTTCGGAATGGGATGCTCTTGTTTGCAGATCACTTTCCAGGCCACCGACATCCACGAGGCCCGGAAGCTCTACGATCAGCTGACTCCTCTCACTCCCATTCTGCTTGCTCTCTCTGCATCTTCGCCAGCCTACAGAGGTTACCTTTCTGACCAGGATGTTCGATGGAACGTCATCTCCGCATCCGTTGATGACCGACGACGGTCTGAGCGAGGTCTCGAGCCTCTCAAGGAAGGCGAGCAGTTCATTTCCAAGTCGCGATACGATTCCATTGATCGTTACATTGGAGAGGACTTGTTGGAAGATAAGGCTCGAGCAGCTCATCTCAACGACACTGACATTGCCATTAACGATGAGCTGAAGAACGACCTGGAGAAGGCTGGTTTTGACGAGCTGTTGGCAGACCATTTCGGTCATTTGTTCATCCGAGACCCGATTGTCGTCTTCTCGGAGCGACTGGAGCAAGACAACGAGAACGACAGTGACCACTTTGAGAATATCCAGTCCACCAACTGGCAGACGATGCGGTTCAagccaccgccaccaaACTCGTCCATTGGCTGGCGAGTGGAGTTCCGGCCCATGGAGATCCAGATCACCGACTTTGAGAACGCTGCATTTGCCATTTTCGTGGTTCTGCTTACTCGAGTCATAATATCCTACAACCTGTCTCTCCTCATTCCCATCTCACTGATTGATGAGAACATGAAGCAGGCTCATGCTCGAAACGCCTGTCGAGAAGCAAAGTTCTggttcaagaaggacttgTCAGACGTGAAGTCACGGGAGTATGCCAAGATGtctgttgacgagatcaTCAACGGATGCGATGGCTTTATCGGTCTGGTCCCTCTGATCAGACGATACCTGCACCAGATGGGTCTTAACGTCGATACCATGTGTCGATTGGGCCGATACCTGGACCTTGTGTCTCAGCGAGCATCTGGAAAGCTTGAGACGAACGCTACCTGGATCCGAAACTTCATCAGAAAGCACCCCGACTACAAGAACGACTCTGTGGTTTCGGCGGAGATCAATTACGATCTGGTTGCCGAGGTCGAGAAGCTCTCCCGGGGCGAGGACTGGAATGGCATTGGAAAGGGTATTCTTGGAGGTTTTGAGTACGAGAAGGAGTAG
- a CDS encoding uncharacterized protein (Compare to YALI0E30151g, similar to uniprot|P40029 Saccharomyces cerevisiae YER042W MXR1 Peptide methionine sulfoxide reductase (Protein- methionine-S-oxide reductase)) gives MVWPFSRFSSKPVDEKSPKISPKLQQPEGCEIATVAAGCFWGVEHVFRHKYEGKGLYDCRVGYSGGAKESPSYLKVCTGLTGHAEALQISFDPKQISYPELIELFFKMHNPTTLNRQGSDKGTQYRSAIFTHNDTQQKEAEAVKNKMEETFYKNPIVTEIEPISSFFDATENHQKYLNKNVNGYTCPTHFIRTLPEKHVA, from the coding sequence ATGGTCTGGCCATTCAGTAGATTCTCTTCCAAACCCGTGGATGAGAAATCACCAAAGATCTCGCCAAAACTACAACAACCTGAGGGATGCGAAATAGCTACAGTGGCAGCAGGCTGTTTCTGGGGAGTGGAACACGTCTTTCGACACAAGTACGAGGGAAAGGGGCTATATGATTGTAGAGTGGGTTACTCTGGAGGTGCCAAGGAAAGCCCAAGTTATCTGAAGGTGTGCACTGGCCTCACCGGACACGCCGAGGCTCTCCAGATCTCGTTCGACCCCAAACAAATCTCTTATCCTGAACTCattgagctcttcttcaaaaTGCATAATCCCACCACCCTCAATCGTCAAGGTAGTGATAAGGGCACCCAATACCGATCAGCCATATTCACACACAATGATACTCAACAGAAAGAGGCAGAAGCAGTAAAGAACAAAATGGAGGAGACCTTTTACAAGAACCCCATTGTAACTGAAATTGAACCGATTTCTTCCTTCTTTGACGCAACAGAAAACCACCAAAAGtatctcaacaagaacgtCAACGGATACACCTGTCCCACACATTTCATTAGGACTCTTCCTGAGAAACACGTTGCATAA
- a CDS encoding uncharacterized protein (Compare to YALI0E30173g, similar to uniprot|P33296 Saccharomyces cerevisiae YER100w UBC6 E2 ubiquitin-conjugating enzyme, similar to Saccharomyces cerevisiae UBC6 (YER100W); ancestral locus Anc_7.392) yields the protein MATKAANKRLVKEYASIQENAPPYITAKPAENNLLEWHYLITGPPETPYEGGQYHGVLLFPSEYPFKPPAIKMITPSGRFLPNTRLCLSISDYHPDTWNPAWTVSTILTGLLSFMTSDEHTAGSMTSTEATKRTYASESRRWNLHDKSFQTHFGGTKEAEPAPFVPPRRIPVVEAEGSSTDSLAKSTVINKKKPQTNKPAWTLQQKLLVVLAVILAWIVAARFLGKTAN from the coding sequence ATGGCGACCAAAGCAGCTAACAAACGACTAGTCAAGGAGTACGCGTCGATACAGGAAAACGCTCCTCCTTACATCACCGCGAAACCAGCAGAGAACAATCTCCTGGAGTGGCATTATCTCATCACAGGTCCCCCGGAGACTCCCTACGAAGGCGGACAGTACCACGGTGTGCTGCTCTTCCCATCAGAGTATCCCTTCAAGCCGCCGGCCATCAAAATGATTACTCCATCAGGCAGGTTCCTGCCCAACACACGACTGTGCCTGTCGATAAGTGACTACCATCCGGACACGTGGAACCCCGCATGGACCGTGTCCACGATCCTGACGGGGCTGCTGAGCTTCATGACCTCAGATGAACATACTGCAGGAAGTATGACATCCACAGAAGCTACCAAGCGGACATACGCCAGCGAGTCGCGCAGATGGAACCTTCACGACAAGAGCTTCCAGACTCACTTTGGAGGAACCAAAGAGGCCGAGCCTGCTCCTTTCGTGCCACCTAGACGAATTCCTGTGGTTGAGGCCGAGGGTTCTTCAACCGACTCCTTGGCTAAGAGCACAgtcatcaacaagaagaagccacAAACGAACAAGCCTGCTTGGACCCTTCAACAGAAGCTTCTCGTGGTTTTGGCGGTTATTCTCGCCTGGATTGTGGCAGCTAGATTCCTCGGAAAGACAGCTAACTAA